One region of Termitidicoccus mucosus genomic DNA includes:
- a CDS encoding MFS transporter, with translation MKIPNFRWFIIALVFLAAVLNYIDRQTLSVLAPTIQADLGLDESDYANIVNIFLVAYTISYLVSGRMVDRLGTRVGMAVFVAFWSVSNMLTAAAHGFRSLGIFRFALGLGEAGVWPAASKSVSEWFPAKERALAIGVYTMGSTIGAVVAPHVVIPLAGFAFATHLPFIADLLGQGAGWRMAFILTGAAGLVWLIPWLWLYRLPGKSRFTTDWELKLLADAEAAETKATGGALNEKPWGWGKILSSRVVWLLLLGRLITDPAWYFYQFWFPKFLHSERAVPQEGLTVTGWVYVAAGVGSLLGGWLSGLLVKRGVAPAASRLWVMLGCALLMPVSLLVVRATGLNATMALTAVTIVAALAWLINISSLVVDVVPKACLGAVFGVVAAGSTVGGIIMNTLVSSMLSKTVSVPSGFLNQAVDTLFGPVLRAVQGGGYNLWFALMAFLHLAAWLMLYFGRIHRNSAKAAA, from the coding sequence ATGAAAATCCCGAACTTTCGCTGGTTCATCATCGCGCTGGTTTTTCTGGCGGCGGTGCTGAACTACATCGACCGCCAGACGCTTTCGGTGCTTGCGCCGACCATCCAGGCCGACCTCGGCCTCGACGAGTCCGACTACGCGAACATCGTCAATATTTTCCTCGTTGCCTACACGATTTCCTACCTCGTGTCGGGGCGCATGGTGGACCGGTTGGGCACGCGCGTGGGCATGGCGGTGTTCGTGGCGTTCTGGTCGGTGAGCAACATGCTCACCGCCGCCGCGCACGGGTTCCGCTCGCTGGGGATTTTCCGTTTTGCGCTCGGGCTGGGTGAGGCGGGGGTGTGGCCGGCTGCGTCGAAATCGGTCTCCGAATGGTTTCCCGCAAAGGAGCGCGCGCTGGCGATCGGCGTTTACACGATGGGCTCGACCATCGGGGCGGTCGTCGCGCCCCATGTGGTGATTCCGCTGGCCGGCTTCGCCTTTGCCACGCACCTGCCGTTCATCGCCGACCTGCTCGGGCAGGGGGCGGGTTGGCGCATGGCGTTCATCCTCACCGGCGCGGCGGGGCTGGTCTGGCTCATTCCTTGGCTGTGGCTCTACCGCCTGCCGGGCAAGTCGCGTTTCACCACCGACTGGGAGCTCAAGCTGCTCGCCGATGCCGAGGCCGCCGAGACGAAGGCCACTGGCGGCGCGCTCAACGAAAAGCCGTGGGGCTGGGGCAAAATCCTCTCCTCGCGCGTGGTTTGGCTGTTGTTGCTCGGGCGGCTCATCACCGATCCGGCGTGGTATTTTTATCAATTCTGGTTCCCCAAGTTTTTGCACAGCGAGCGGGCGGTTCCGCAGGAGGGCCTGACGGTGACGGGCTGGGTGTATGTCGCCGCCGGCGTGGGCTCGCTGCTCGGCGGCTGGTTGTCGGGCCTGCTGGTCAAGCGCGGGGTCGCGCCCGCGGCGAGCCGTCTGTGGGTGATGCTCGGCTGCGCGCTGCTCATGCCCGTCTCGCTGCTGGTGGTCCGCGCCACCGGACTCAACGCGACCATGGCCCTGACCGCCGTCACCATCGTCGCCGCGCTCGCATGGCTGATCAACATCAGCTCCCTCGTCGTGGACGTCGTCCCGAAGGCGTGCCTCGGCGCGGTCTTCGGCGTGGTGGCCGCGGGCAGCACGGTGGGCGGCATCATCATGAACACGCTCGTCTCCTCGATGTTGTCCAAGACCGTCTCCGTGCCGAGCGGTTTCCTCAACCAGGCCGTTGACACCCTTTTCGGCCCGGTCCTCCGCGCCGTGCAAGGCGGCGGCTACAATCTCTGGTTCGCGCTCATGGCGTTCCTGCACCTTGCCGCCTGGCTCATGCTCTATTTCGGACGCATCCACCGCAACAGCGCGAAGGCCGCCGCGTGA